The Altererythrobacter sp. CAU 1644 genome has a window encoding:
- a CDS encoding DUF2189 domain-containing protein — protein sequence MSALARNRVGQYEVASDLSFGDLSAAVAAGWRDFRAAPLYGLFFAAIFAAAGIGLSYYFYNRGELAWLIAAAAGFPLLAPFAAAGLYEVSRRRLSGDSIGWGPVLGAVKAGDGQLPVMGVIAFVIFAFWVILAHTVFGVFLGQSGLGATPLQTLLTPAGLGMLGVGSAIGGIVALFLFAITVVSLPMLIDREVDFITAIIVSVRVVQLNTFLMLSWAVIIALLAFAAMAPAFVGLLVVLPLLGHATFHLYRRAVR from the coding sequence ATGAGCGCATTGGCGAGGAATCGCGTCGGGCAATATGAAGTCGCGAGCGATCTGTCGTTCGGCGACTTGAGCGCTGCAGTGGCCGCTGGCTGGCGCGATTTTCGTGCAGCACCGCTCTACGGGCTGTTCTTCGCGGCAATCTTTGCCGCCGCCGGGATCGGGCTGTCCTACTACTTCTACAATCGCGGCGAACTCGCCTGGCTGATCGCTGCCGCCGCGGGTTTTCCGCTGCTCGCGCCCTTCGCCGCCGCGGGCCTCTACGAAGTTAGCCGTCGCCGCCTCTCGGGCGATTCGATCGGCTGGGGTCCGGTGCTCGGTGCGGTCAAGGCGGGCGACGGCCAGTTGCCGGTCATGGGCGTGATCGCCTTCGTCATTTTCGCCTTCTGGGTCATCCTGGCGCACACGGTGTTTGGGGTGTTTCTTGGTCAGTCGGGCCTTGGCGCGACCCCGCTGCAAACCCTCCTCACCCCGGCCGGCCTCGGCATGCTCGGCGTAGGCAGTGCGATCGGCGGGATCGTGGCGCTGTTCCTCTTCGCAATCACGGTGGTGAGCCTGCCGATGCTGATCGACCGCGAGGTTGATTTCATTACCGCGATCATCGTCAGCGTGCGCGTGGTGCAGCTCAACACCTTCTTAATGCTGAGCTGGGCTGTGATTATCGCGCTGCTCGCATTCGCCGCGATGGCGCCGGCGTTCGTCGGATTGCTGGTCGTGCTGCCCTTGCTAGGCCACGCGACATTCCACCTGTACCGCCGCGCGGTGAGGTAG
- a CDS encoding DUF4402 domain-containing protein, which translates to MFRAALLAASACALALAPVWQASAKPGGNGSGNGNGASNGNGGVGNGNGNGNGNGNGGGNGNGGGNGNSDPGACTKPNPPPGNPNCNQTPVALTVQTDIDFGRLVLVGDGIGRVVLDLGTGNKVTFGGIDDLGGFAIKGKALVTGAPNRVIRIDMPTTITMADPAGSQAELREIVSSLSALPLLDGNGELTFEFTGTLYTDSATALGGMLRGRIPITVQYD; encoded by the coding sequence ATGTTTCGAGCAGCCCTCCTTGCTGCGAGTGCGTGTGCACTAGCCCTTGCGCCTGTCTGGCAGGCATCGGCGAAGCCTGGCGGCAACGGCTCAGGCAATGGCAATGGCGCGTCAAACGGCAATGGCGGCGTCGGTAACGGCAACGGTAACGGTAACGGTAACGGTAACGGCGGCGGGAATGGCAACGGCGGCGGGAATGGTAATTCAGACCCCGGAGCCTGCACCAAGCCCAATCCACCTCCCGGCAATCCCAACTGCAACCAGACTCCGGTCGCACTGACGGTGCAAACCGATATCGATTTTGGCCGGCTGGTATTGGTCGGCGACGGAATCGGCCGCGTGGTGCTCGACCTCGGAACCGGGAACAAGGTGACCTTCGGCGGGATCGACGATCTCGGCGGTTTCGCCATCAAGGGCAAGGCGCTGGTCACGGGCGCACCCAACCGCGTGATACGTATCGACATGCCGACCACGATCACCATGGCCGACCCTGCGGGTAGCCAGGCCGAACTGCGGGAGATTGTCAGCAGTCTCTCGGCCTTGCCGCTCCTCGACGGCAATGGCGAGCTCACCTTCGAGTTCACCGGTACGCTCTATACCGATAGCGCAACGGCACTCGGCGGCATGCTGCGCGGCCGCATTCCGATTACCGTCCAGTACGACTGA
- a CDS encoding YcgN family cysteine cluster protein, whose translation MGELRKRFWELPLADLSRAEWEALCDGCGRCCLHKIEDDETGAIEDTNVACKLLDTENARCSDYRNRKAFVPDCLRLTLRIMDDVPWLPRTCAYRLRHADEPLPEWHYLISGDPEAVKHAGVSVAGRVVSETDAGPLEHHIVEWNP comes from the coding sequence ATGGGTGAATTGAGGAAGCGCTTCTGGGAACTGCCGCTGGCCGATCTGAGCCGTGCGGAATGGGAAGCCTTGTGCGACGGGTGCGGGCGCTGCTGCCTGCACAAGATCGAGGACGATGAAACCGGCGCCATCGAGGATACCAATGTCGCCTGCAAGCTGCTCGACACGGAAAACGCCCGCTGCAGCGACTATCGAAACCGCAAGGCCTTCGTACCCGACTGCCTGCGCCTGACGCTGCGCATCATGGACGATGTTCCGTGGCTGCCACGCACCTGCGCCTATCGCCTGCGGCATGCCGATGAACCCTTGCCCGAATGGCATTACCTGATCTCGGGCGATCCGGAGGCGGTCAAGCATGCGGGCGTCTCGGTCGCCGGACGAGTGGTGAGCGAAACCGACGCAGGGCCGCTCGAGCACCATATCGTGGAGTGGAATCCGTGA
- a CDS encoding ankyrin repeat domain-containing protein, with translation MTRAVMRKIALAAALGGMALSAPAGAQMFSDGYEFLKAVKERDGDAVTNALNEPGSTLINTRDISSGETAMHIVTERRDVTWIRFLAQRGANPNVKDKKGTAPIQLAVRLGFVEGVEALIKAGAEVDVTDVAGETPLIAAVHRRDTALIRLLLANGANPDRTDNSGRTARDYATLAQGNRAMVEEFTRADEERAGKGQDKDYGPSI, from the coding sequence ATGACGCGGGCCGTTATGCGCAAGATTGCGTTGGCAGCAGCCCTGGGGGGCATGGCACTTTCCGCGCCAGCGGGGGCGCAGATGTTCTCCGATGGCTATGAGTTCCTCAAGGCGGTCAAGGAGCGCGATGGCGACGCCGTGACCAATGCCCTGAACGAGCCGGGCAGCACGCTGATCAACACGCGCGACATCTCGAGCGGCGAAACGGCGATGCATATCGTGACCGAGCGCCGTGACGTCACCTGGATCAGGTTTCTCGCGCAGCGTGGTGCCAATCCGAACGTCAAGGACAAAAAGGGCACTGCCCCGATCCAGCTTGCAGTGCGGCTCGGCTTTGTCGAGGGCGTCGAAGCCTTGATCAAGGCTGGGGCCGAGGTCGATGTCACCGACGTTGCCGGCGAAACTCCGCTGATCGCTGCGGTGCATCGCCGGGATACAGCTTTGATCCGGCTGCTGCTCGCCAATGGCGCCAATCCCGACCGAACGGACAATTCGGGCCGCACGGCGCGCGACTACGCGACATTGGCGCAAGGCAATCGCGCCATGGTGGAGGAATTCACTCGCGCCGACGAGGAACGTGCAGGCAAGGGCCAGGACAAAGACTACGGACCCTCGATCTGA
- a CDS encoding COQ9 family protein, giving the protein MVETATLDYADMTLDELRVALAPEIAANAIFDGWSDTALVTAADAVGANADVARLAFPGGAMDMIDAWIVNIDLAMIDAFPAERIASLKIRERIRELIAYRLEAVTGLEESVRRATAIMAMPQNARRALKTGWRSADEMWRLAGDTATDYNHYTKRAILASIYAATLAVFVDDQSEGKQVSYAFLDRRIDGVMKFEKAKAQLLGGEREYFSISRFLGRLRYPTR; this is encoded by the coding sequence ATGGTGGAGACCGCGACGCTCGATTACGCCGACATGACGCTCGACGAGCTGCGCGTCGCGCTCGCGCCCGAGATCGCTGCGAATGCGATCTTCGATGGCTGGAGCGACACTGCGCTGGTCACGGCGGCCGATGCGGTCGGCGCCAATGCGGATGTCGCGCGGCTCGCCTTCCCCGGCGGGGCGATGGACATGATCGATGCGTGGATCGTCAATATCGATCTGGCGATGATCGACGCCTTTCCGGCGGAACGGATCGCATCGCTGAAAATTCGCGAGCGTATTCGCGAGCTTATTGCGTATCGGCTTGAGGCGGTTACGGGGCTCGAGGAATCGGTGCGCCGCGCCACTGCAATCATGGCAATGCCGCAAAATGCGCGACGCGCGCTCAAGACCGGTTGGCGCAGCGCCGATGAGATGTGGCGGCTCGCGGGTGATACCGCGACCGACTACAACCACTACACCAAGCGGGCGATCCTGGCCTCGATCTACGCTGCGACCCTGGCGGTGTTTGTCGACGATCAAAGCGAAGGCAAGCAGGTCAGCTATGCCTTCCTCGACCGGCGAATCGACGGTGTGATGAAATTCGAGAAAGCCAAGGCCCAGTTGCTGGGCGGTGAGCGCGAGTATTTCAGCATTTCGCGCTTCCTCGGACGGTTGCGCTATCCGACACGATAG
- a CDS encoding OmpA family protein — protein MNTFSKKSGMLFLISALAIPATSSLTAQELDASEGEVLTTVYGSPPADLAGMNEGPDLEGFISARSDNKLQITTIDGSNTVVLISEGTKIKSKGGFLGLNRDKLGADQLLNGLPVSVETVRWANGLVASEIDLKSKDLKTAAMIRNGTEQRFGEHDTRIAKNSAATDALRSRMGDIDKYNIKGSTNVYFDTGKWNLSGQAQNELCNAAAEADAMENALLLVVGYTDSVGDEDYNQVLSERRAGRVVNYLQQKCGWKPWRMVTPTGMAESDPAADNSTAEGRAQNRRVSVNILVSKAVDEI, from the coding sequence ATGAATACCTTTTCGAAGAAGTCGGGAATGCTGTTCCTGATAAGCGCGCTGGCCATTCCGGCGACGAGCAGCCTGACCGCACAGGAGCTCGACGCGTCGGAAGGTGAAGTTCTCACCACCGTCTATGGTTCGCCGCCTGCGGACCTGGCCGGCATGAACGAAGGCCCGGACCTCGAAGGCTTCATCTCAGCACGTAGCGACAACAAGCTGCAGATCACGACCATCGACGGCAGCAACACCGTCGTGCTGATCAGCGAAGGCACCAAGATCAAGTCGAAAGGTGGCTTCCTGGGCCTCAACCGCGACAAGCTCGGCGCCGACCAGCTGCTCAACGGTCTGCCTGTTTCCGTCGAAACCGTTCGTTGGGCCAATGGCCTGGTGGCCAGCGAGATCGACCTGAAGAGCAAGGACCTCAAGACCGCTGCGATGATCCGCAACGGCACCGAGCAGCGCTTTGGCGAGCACGACACGCGCATCGCCAAGAACAGCGCAGCGACCGATGCCCTGCGCAGCCGCATGGGCGACATCGACAAGTACAACATCAAGGGTTCGACCAACGTCTATTTCGACACCGGTAAGTGGAACCTTTCGGGCCAGGCCCAGAACGAGCTCTGCAATGCCGCAGCCGAAGCTGACGCGATGGAGAACGCCCTGCTGCTGGTCGTCGGCTACACCGATTCGGTCGGTGACGAAGACTACAACCAGGTGCTGAGCGAGCGCCGTGCCGGCCGCGTCGTCAACTACCTGCAGCAGAAGTGCGGCTGGAAGCCCTGGCGCATGGTCACCCCGACCGGCATGGCCGAATCGGATCCGGCGGCTGACAACAGCACGGCGGAAGGCCGCGCCCAGAACCGCCGCGTTTCGGTGAACATCCTCGTCAGCAAGGCTGTCGACGAAATCTAA
- a CDS encoding SCO family protein: protein MPPLQGADIGGEFELVDKNGKSVRWSDFDGKYRTVYFGFTYCPDVCPTDVQRAMRGLKQLAQADPGKAAKIQPIFISVDPERDTPEAVGQFTAAFSDDLVGLTGTPEQVKAVADAFRVYYERGEEQDGGGYLVNHSAITYLFGPKGEPLATLPTDQGPEAVAAELAKWVN from the coding sequence ATGCCACCGCTCCAGGGCGCCGATATCGGCGGCGAGTTCGAGCTTGTGGACAAGAATGGCAAGTCAGTGCGCTGGTCCGATTTCGACGGGAAGTACCGTACTGTCTACTTCGGCTTCACCTATTGCCCCGACGTCTGCCCGACCGACGTCCAGCGCGCGATGCGCGGACTGAAACAATTGGCGCAGGCTGATCCGGGAAAGGCCGCGAAGATCCAGCCGATCTTCATTTCCGTGGATCCGGAACGTGACACTCCCGAAGCCGTCGGCCAATTCACCGCCGCATTCTCAGACGACCTTGTTGGTCTCACCGGCACTCCCGAGCAGGTCAAGGCGGTGGCCGATGCCTTCCGCGTCTATTACGAACGCGGCGAAGAGCAGGACGGCGGTGGCTACCTCGTCAACCACTCGGCCATCACCTACCTGTTCGGCCCCAAGGGCGAACCGCTGGCAACGCTCCCGACCGATCAGGGACCGGAGGCGGTAGCGGCAGAACTGGCGAAATGGGTGAATTGA
- a CDS encoding M48 family metallopeptidase, which translates to MIDWLRRDMFEPELELRGETVPIVLRRHPRARRLTLRLAPDGSEVRITLPQWARSAEAIAFAHARRKWLEAQMSKLPPRNAPRPGAVLQYRGTGLQIDWREDAPRKPVLVAETITLGGPHHSLEARLRRWFEQEAQAFFEQDVAHYCAKAELAPVPVALSRAQRRWGSCSDRQRIRLNWRLIQAPDHVRRSVVAHEVTHLVHFDHSPAFHRMLGDLFEDEIEAADAWLKANGRSLYASFG; encoded by the coding sequence GTGATCGACTGGCTCCGCCGAGACATGTTCGAGCCGGAACTGGAGCTACGGGGCGAGACCGTTCCGATTGTACTTCGCCGACATCCCCGCGCGCGGCGCCTCACACTCCGACTGGCGCCCGACGGCAGCGAGGTTCGCATCACCTTGCCGCAGTGGGCACGCAGCGCCGAGGCGATCGCCTTCGCCCACGCGCGGCGCAAATGGCTCGAAGCGCAGATGTCGAAGCTTCCCCCGCGCAATGCCCCGCGTCCTGGTGCGGTACTGCAGTACCGCGGCACTGGCCTGCAGATCGATTGGCGCGAGGATGCGCCGCGCAAGCCCGTCCTCGTCGCCGAGACGATAACCCTGGGCGGTCCACACCATTCGCTCGAAGCCCGCTTGCGACGCTGGTTCGAACAGGAGGCGCAGGCATTTTTCGAACAGGATGTCGCGCATTACTGCGCCAAGGCGGAGCTCGCCCCGGTGCCAGTTGCGCTTTCGCGTGCGCAGCGCCGCTGGGGTAGCTGTTCGGACCGCCAGCGCATCCGGCTCAACTGGCGACTGATCCAGGCACCCGACCATGTTCGCCGCTCGGTAGTGGCGCATGAGGTGACCCACCTGGTCCATTTTGACCACAGCCCTGCCTTCCATCGGATGCTCGGCGACCTGTTCGAAGACGAGATCGAGGCCGCCGATGCGTGGCTCAAGGCGAATGGCCGCAGCCTTTACGCAAGCTTCGGATAA
- a CDS encoding YceD family protein, whose translation MSENELTRIVKARQLPAAAIVIDADENERTALARRFGIPAVNAIHAEISLEEDGKAVLARGTLTANIVQNCAVSGEEFEVSIDEPLLMRFVKEGQIDPALSEDEEIEIEISPEDCDEIEYSGESFDLGEAVAQSLGLAIDPYAEGPEADAVRRAAGITGDDTPSGPLADALRGLRKE comes from the coding sequence ATGAGCGAGAATGAACTCACGCGCATCGTCAAGGCGCGCCAACTACCGGCTGCGGCCATTGTCATCGATGCAGATGAAAACGAACGAACTGCGCTGGCACGGCGGTTCGGGATTCCCGCGGTCAACGCGATCCACGCGGAGATCTCGCTCGAAGAGGATGGCAAGGCGGTACTCGCGCGCGGCACTCTAACCGCCAATATCGTTCAGAACTGCGCGGTCTCGGGTGAAGAGTTCGAAGTTTCGATCGATGAGCCGCTGCTGATGCGATTCGTCAAGGAAGGGCAGATCGATCCCGCCCTGTCCGAAGACGAGGAGATTGAGATCGAGATCAGCCCGGAAGACTGCGACGAGATCGAATACTCAGGCGAATCTTTCGATCTCGGCGAGGCGGTGGCGCAATCGCTGGGCCTCGCGATCGACCCCTATGCCGAAGGGCCGGAAGCGGATGCTGTCCGTAGGGCGGCCGGAATCACGGGCGACGATACTCCTAGCGGTCCACTCGCCGATGCTTTGCGAGGGCTAAGGAAGGAATGA
- a CDS encoding FeoA family protein — protein sequence MTLDHLPRGTSATITSIRWDDLAPDEARRLRALGIDEGVEVQVAHRGVFAGSDPLAVTVGRMTVALRRAHAAAMQVSVGEGAV from the coding sequence ATGACGCTCGACCACCTGCCGCGCGGTACCAGCGCGACTATCACTTCGATCCGCTGGGATGATCTCGCTCCCGATGAGGCGCGCCGGTTGCGCGCTCTGGGCATCGACGAAGGAGTCGAAGTGCAGGTCGCGCATCGCGGCGTGTTTGCCGGCAGCGACCCGCTTGCGGTCACGGTCGGGCGCATGACGGTAGCTCTGCGCCGCGCCCATGCGGCCGCGATGCAGGTTTCCGTGGGCGAGGGCGCTGTATGA
- a CDS encoding outer membrane protein assembly factor BamE — protein MDRAKAFKLGLVLAMGVGLAGCTSIRESRGYVVDPVLVNSIQPGIDNRQSVEGTLGRPSYVSEYGEKTWYYISSITGRKPFVRPRIKSHSVLAVSFDDAGNVVRAETSGVEQLAYISPDGDETPTLGRERGFLEDLFGNIGQVGAPGPGGGAGPGG, from the coding sequence ATGGATAGGGCGAAGGCTTTCAAACTCGGCCTGGTTCTGGCGATGGGCGTCGGACTCGCGGGATGCACGTCGATCCGCGAATCGCGCGGCTACGTGGTCGATCCGGTGCTGGTCAATTCGATCCAGCCGGGGATCGACAATCGCCAGTCGGTCGAAGGCACTCTTGGGCGCCCGAGCTATGTCAGCGAGTATGGTGAGAAGACCTGGTATTACATTTCCAGCATTACCGGCCGTAAGCCTTTCGTGCGCCCGCGGATCAAGTCGCATTCGGTGCTAGCGGTATCCTTCGACGATGCCGGCAACGTGGTGAGAGCCGAAACGAGCGGAGTCGAGCAACTGGCCTATATCAGCCCGGATGGCGACGAAACGCCGACCCTGGGTCGGGAGCGCGGTTTCCTCGAGGACCTGTTCGGCAATATCGGCCAGGTCGGTGCCCCGGGTCCCGGTGGCGGAGCTGGACCGGGCGGTTAG
- the feoB gene encoding ferrous iron transporter B, translating into MNPLPRIALVGNPNAGKSALFNALTGARQKIANYPGVTVERKAGRATTPGGQPIELLDLPGSYSLHETTSPDEEVTRKVVMGEFEGEARPDVIVLVLDAANIEQHLVFAQEVIELGKPTVVALNMVDLAERDGLVIDPEALGHALGVPVVPTVAVRRRGLAELTAAIAAVRKGDPEHAEERPAGHLTLPERRLAAKNIAKAAILSESGTHRLHAGLDKLLLHPWLGPIILFGLLFVMFQAVFAWADPFIGVIEGATEAVAGWVAGSMPAGFFRDFLTEGVIAGVGSVVVFLPQIVILFFFILVMEASGYLARAAFLMDRLMASVGLSGRSFIPLLSSFACAIPGIMATRSIADPKDRLTTILIAPMMTCSARLPVYAVIIAAVIPATSVGPGIGLQGLVLFVLYCAGIIGAMLVALVLRRSVTKGAASGFIMELPRYQWPAIKDLLIGLWQRAWVFLRRAGTIIFAVTVVLWLLLTFPKADPGENQLDASFAGQIANVMQPAFEPIGFNREMTLALVPAMAAREVAVASLATTYAVESEDEAATENALRDQIAARWSLPTALAFLAWFVFAPQCLSTIAVARRETNGWKWPSFMLAYLFALAYVFAGITYWSALALGL; encoded by the coding sequence ATGAACCCGCTTCCCAGGATTGCGCTCGTCGGCAACCCCAATGCGGGCAAAAGTGCGCTGTTCAATGCGCTGACCGGTGCGCGCCAGAAGATCGCCAATTATCCCGGCGTTACGGTCGAGCGGAAAGCGGGCCGGGCGACCACGCCCGGCGGGCAACCCATCGAATTGCTCGACCTGCCCGGCAGCTACAGCCTTCACGAGACCACAAGCCCCGACGAGGAAGTAACGCGCAAGGTGGTGATGGGTGAGTTCGAGGGCGAGGCCCGCCCAGACGTGATTGTGCTGGTGCTTGATGCCGCCAATATCGAGCAGCATCTCGTCTTCGCGCAGGAAGTGATCGAACTCGGGAAGCCCACTGTGGTCGCACTCAACATGGTCGATCTTGCCGAGCGCGATGGTCTGGTGATCGATCCGGAAGCACTGGGCCATGCGCTGGGCGTCCCGGTGGTGCCGACCGTGGCCGTCCGGCGGCGGGGTCTGGCTGAACTGACCGCCGCGATTGCTGCGGTGCGCAAGGGTGATCCCGAGCATGCCGAGGAACGCCCGGCCGGTCATCTCACGTTGCCCGAACGGCGGCTGGCGGCGAAGAACATCGCCAAAGCGGCAATCCTGTCGGAGAGCGGCACGCATCGTCTCCACGCCGGGCTCGACAAGTTGCTGCTTCATCCATGGCTTGGCCCGATCATCCTGTTCGGGCTGCTCTTCGTCATGTTCCAGGCAGTGTTTGCTTGGGCCGATCCCTTCATCGGCGTGATCGAAGGTGCCACCGAAGCGGTCGCGGGCTGGGTCGCGGGAAGCATGCCAGCCGGGTTCTTCCGCGATTTCCTCACTGAAGGCGTGATTGCGGGTGTCGGCTCGGTCGTAGTGTTCCTGCCGCAGATCGTGATCCTGTTCTTCTTCATCTTGGTGATGGAAGCGAGCGGGTATTTGGCGCGCGCCGCGTTCCTGATGGACCGCCTGATGGCAAGCGTCGGCCTGTCGGGCCGCAGCTTCATTCCGCTGCTGTCGAGTTTTGCCTGTGCCATCCCTGGCATCATGGCGACGCGCAGCATCGCCGATCCCAAGGACCGGCTGACGACGATCCTGATCGCCCCGATGATGACCTGCTCGGCGCGCCTGCCGGTCTATGCGGTCATCATTGCGGCGGTGATTCCCGCGACGAGCGTGGGTCCGGGCATAGGACTACAGGGGCTGGTGCTGTTTGTACTCTATTGCGCCGGGATCATCGGTGCGATGCTGGTCGCCCTCGTGTTGCGGCGTTCGGTCACCAAGGGGGCTGCTAGTGGGTTCATCATGGAACTACCGCGCTACCAGTGGCCGGCGATCAAGGATCTCCTGATCGGGCTTTGGCAGCGCGCCTGGGTGTTCCTGCGCCGTGCGGGTACGATCATTTTTGCGGTCACGGTGGTGCTATGGCTGCTGTTGACGTTCCCCAAGGCCGATCCGGGCGAGAACCAACTCGACGCGAGCTTTGCCGGACAAATCGCCAACGTGATGCAGCCCGCCTTCGAGCCGATCGGCTTCAACCGCGAAATGACGTTGGCTCTGGTCCCCGCCATGGCCGCGCGCGAGGTTGCCGTCGCCTCGCTGGCGACGACCTATGCCGTCGAATCTGAGGATGAGGCCGCGACCGAGAACGCTTTGCGCGACCAGATCGCCGCGCGCTGGAGCCTGCCCACTGCGCTCGCCTTCCTCGCCTGGTTTGTCTTCGCCCCGCAGTGCCTTTCGACGATCGCTGTCGCCCGACGCGAGACAAACGGGTGGAAATGGCCCAGCTTCATGTTGGCTTACCTGTTCGCGCTCGCTTATGTGTTCGCCGGAATCACCTACTGGAGCGCACTGGCGCTCGGATTATAG
- the ssb gene encoding single-stranded DNA-binding protein: protein MAGSLNKVMLIGNLGADPEIRTFQNGGKVANLRIATSETWKDRNTGERQERTEWHTVAIFSEGLVGVVERFLKKGSKVYIEGQLQTRKWQDQSGNDRYSTEVVIRGLNGTLTMLDGAGGGQRGGGGGGSYGGGSNGNGGGSGGGWNQGGGGSGGSGSGGGSNYDDLDDDIPF, encoded by the coding sequence ATGGCCGGGTCTCTCAACAAGGTAATGCTCATCGGGAACCTGGGGGCTGATCCGGAGATCCGCACCTTCCAGAACGGCGGCAAGGTCGCCAATCTGCGCATTGCGACCAGTGAAACCTGGAAGGATCGCAACACCGGCGAGCGTCAGGAACGTACTGAATGGCACACAGTGGCCATCTTTTCCGAAGGCCTGGTCGGGGTGGTCGAACGCTTCCTCAAGAAGGGTAGCAAGGTTTACATCGAGGGCCAGCTCCAGACCCGCAAGTGGCAGGACCAGTCGGGCAATGACCGATATTCAACCGAAGTCGTGATCCGCGGCTTGAACGGCACGCTGACCATGCTCGATGGTGCGGGCGGCGGCCAGCGCGGCGGTGGCGGTGGCGGCAGCTACGGCGGCGGCTCGAACGGCAATGGCGGCGGCTCGGGTGGCGGCTGGAACCAGGGTGGTGGCGGTTCGGGCGGAAGTGGCTCGGGCGGCGGCTCGAACTACGACGATCTCGACGACGATATCCCGTTCTGA
- a CDS encoding ubiquinol-cytochrome C chaperone family protein, with translation MSFLSKLLGTEPDPREALRPLWHKVVELARAPAWYAECGVADTVTGRFDMITAVLSVMMVRLEASDMRSESAFLAELFVDDMDGQLREFGVNDVVVGKRMGKLMSLLGGRLGAYRSALVERDAARLSQAVERNTSFAEGGSAQCVADRMLALAERLATIDDPTLIKAGTAV, from the coding sequence ATGTCCTTTCTCTCCAAGCTTCTGGGAACCGAGCCCGACCCGCGCGAAGCGCTCCGTCCGCTGTGGCACAAGGTAGTGGAACTGGCTCGAGCGCCAGCCTGGTATGCAGAGTGCGGCGTCGCCGACACGGTTACGGGTCGGTTCGACATGATCACCGCGGTGCTTTCGGTGATGATGGTGCGGCTCGAGGCCAGCGACATGCGGTCCGAAAGCGCCTTCTTGGCTGAGCTGTTCGTCGACGACATGGACGGCCAGTTGCGCGAATTCGGCGTGAACGATGTCGTGGTTGGCAAGCGGATGGGCAAGCTGATGAGCCTTCTCGGCGGCAGGCTCGGCGCTTATCGGAGCGCCCTGGTCGAACGCGACGCGGCGAGGCTTTCGCAGGCGGTCGAGCGAAACACCAGTTTCGCCGAGGGCGGCTCCGCACAATGCGTTGCGGACAGGATGCTCGCACTCGCAGAGCGGCTCGCCACCATCGACGATCCCACCCTGATAAAGGCAGGAACGGCGGTATGA